From the genome of Terriglobales bacterium:
CACGCCCACGAGTTCATCCTGCAGATGCCGGAGGGCTACGACACCATGATCGGGGAGCGCGGCCTGAACCTCTCCGGCGGACAGCGGCAGCGGCTGGCCATCGCCCGCGCCCTGCTCAAGAACGCCCCCATCCTCATCCTGGACGAGGCCACCTCGGCGCTGGACACCGAGTCGGAGTCGCTGGTGCAGGCGGCGCTGCAGAACCTGATGGCGGGGCGCACCGTCTTCGTCATCGCCCACCGCCTTTCCACCGTGCGTCGCGCCGACCGCATCGTGGTGCTGGAGGGCGGCCGCATCGTCGAGACCGGCTCCCACGACGACCTGGTGGGCCGCCTCGGCACCTATCGCCGGCTGTATGATCTGCAGTTCGTGGACGAGCCGCGCCCGGCGGCGCAGACGTGAGCCGGACCACCGCTCCGCGGTCGGGGAGGGAGTACCATGAGGCGCCAGGGGAGTCAGTGTCGCAGCGGTGACGTACAGGGCACAGATGCAGACTGAACCAGCTCCGGCGGGCCTCCCATTGTCCCCGGCGGAGCAGGCCGCGTGGGGACAGGAAGAAGCGTACTGGCGCTTCGTCCAAAGCCAGGACTGGGAAAGCTACTTCGAGCTTTGGGACGAGCGTTTCGCGGGCTGGCCCGATTCTGAGCCCGTCCCCGTGCACAAGGACAAGGTCCGGAGCGGCTGGAGGGTCAAGGTGCTCGAGTACAAGCTGGAGCCGCTGTCGGTGCGGCAATACGGCGAGAGCGTGGTCATCACGTTCTATCGCGCCACCTTGCACACCACCGATGCCCAGGGCGGGGATGAGCGCACCGCCGCTTCCCGCGTGACCCATACCTGGAGGAAGACGGCGGCGGGCTGGAAGATCATCGGGGGGATGTCGGCCGACGACAGTCCCGCCGCACTGAAGTGAACTGGACACTCGAAACTAGAAACGAGAAACTGGAAGCTGGTTCTTCATGTCCCTCCGCTCCATGACCGGATTCGCGCAGGTGAAAGGGCAGGCCGGCGAGCAGACCAGCTTCACCCTGTCGCTGAAGTCGGTGAACCACCGCTTCCTCGACCTGCACCTGCGCCTGCCCGCCGACTCCGACGCCCTGGAGATGAAGATCCGCCGCCTGCTCAAGGAGCGCCTGGCCCGCGGCCACGTGGAGCTGACGCTCTCGCTGGAGCGCGCGGGCGCGCCCGGCCTCGCCTTCAATCGCGAACTGGTGGGCGGCTACGTCAGCGCCTTCCGCGCCGCCGCCCAGGAATTCGGAGTGGCCGGCGAGCCCGACCTGAACGCCATCCTGCGGCTGCCGGGAGCGCTTGCCGGCCCGGCGCTGGAGAATGGCTCGCTCGACGCCGCCGTGCTGGCGCAGTTGGAGCTGGCCATCCGCCGCCTCGACGAGATGCGCGCCGAAGAGGGCGGCGCCATCGGGCGCGAACTGCGCCAGCGCATGCAGCGCCTGCGCGCCGCCACCGCCGAG
Proteins encoded in this window:
- a CDS encoding DUF4440 domain-containing protein produces the protein MSPAEQAAWGQEEAYWRFVQSQDWESYFELWDERFAGWPDSEPVPVHKDKVRSGWRVKVLEYKLEPLSVRQYGESVVITFYRATLHTTDAQGGDERTAASRVTHTWRKTAAGWKIIGGMSADDSPAALK
- a CDS encoding YicC/YloC family endoribonuclease, with protein sequence MSLRSMTGFAQVKGQAGEQTSFTLSLKSVNHRFLDLHLRLPADSDALEMKIRRLLKERLARGHVELTLSLERAGAPGLAFNRELVGGYVSAFRAAAQEFGVAGEPDLNAILRLPGALAGPALENGSLDAAVLAQLELAIRRLDEMRAEEGGAIGRELRQRMQRLRAATAEVSKLRAAVLRAHLEKVQSRMQELLGGHADPERILQEAALLAERSDVQEELVRLEAHVTQFLELLEAGGETGKKLDFLLQEMNREANTMLSKTAGLAGEGLRITEHGLAMKSEIEKSREQVL